The DNA window CTAAGGTGCGCCCTCACCCGTTCCATACCACATCCCGTCCTTACTACTCCCGCAACCGATTTAAGCTTATCCGTTGAGCTTAAGACGGGTGGGAGGATGGAGATGATACTAGTTTACACAACCTTCCCCGACTGGGAGAGCGCCGAGAAGGTGGTGAAAGCCCTCCTTGAGAGAAAGCTCATCGCCTGCGCCAACCTCAGGGAGCACAGGGCGTTCTACTGGTGGCAGGGGAAGATCGAGGAGGACACCGAAGTCGGCGCCATACTCAAGACAGAGGTCGAGAAGTGGAGGGAGCTGAGGGACGCCATCAAAGAGATGCACCCGTACGAGGTTCCCGTGATAGCCAGGATAGAGGTGGACAAGGTAAACGATGAATACGCGGAGTGGCTCGAGAAGGTGCTGTCATGATAAGGAAGGTCAAGCCCCAGATACGCGTCGTTGGGTTTGACGATGGGACGTTCTCTTTCTCTTCCAAACTCCAGCGGGAGAAAACGATTCTGATAGGCGTCGTCATGAAGGGCTCCCAGGAGGTTGTTGGCGTTCTCTCGCGCTGGATAACCGTCGACGGAAAGGACGCCACGGAGGCCATGATAGACGCCATCAGCTCATCCAGATTCAAAGATTTGAGACTGATTCTCCTTAAGGGCATAACCTACGCCGGCTTCAACGTCGTTGACCTGGAGGAGCTCCACAGGGAAACGGGACTGCCGGTTATAGTAGTCGTTCGGAAGAGACCGGACATCGGGGCGATGGAGGCCGCGCTCAGGAAACACTTCCCCGATGCGGAGGAGAGGCTCGGGCTTCTTAAAAAGGCACCCCCACTGGTTGAGATGATACCCGAAAAGCTCTATTTCCAGGCCGCAGGTGTGGACGAGAAGACCGCGGTCGAGATAATCCGGGCCACCACGAGGACCGGCCTAACCCCCGAACCCCTCCGGCTGGCACACATGATAGCCTCCGCGGTGATGACCGGCGAGAGCAAGAGGGAGTAGATTTATAAAGCGAAAATTGGAGAAAAGAACGACCGATGATGGCAACAGGGTAGCTACCGAATCCTGATGTGGAAGCCGTTCCAGACTGAGGTCAATCACACGGAACCAGCAGCACAGGAACTTTTGAGTCCCTTATGACACGCTCCGCAGTGCTGCCAAGGAGTAGGTCTTTGATGAAGCTCCTTCCCTTCTTGCCGATGACTATGAGGGTCGAGTTCTTGGCGAGCGACGTCCCTATTATCGCCTGGCTCGCCGAGCCCACCATCACCTCTGCCTCGAACCCCGCCCTCAGTCCCCTCGCGGACTTCTCGAGGTTCTTCTTCGCCAGCTCTATGTTGTGCTCCAGCT is part of the Thermococcus celericrescens genome and encodes:
- the cutA gene encoding divalent-cation tolerance protein CutA, with the protein product MEMILVYTTFPDWESAEKVVKALLERKLIACANLREHRAFYWWQGKIEEDTEVGAILKTEVEKWRELRDAIKEMHPYEVPVIARIEVDKVNDEYAEWLEKVLS
- a CDS encoding endonuclease dU, which translates into the protein MIRKVKPQIRVVGFDDGTFSFSSKLQREKTILIGVVMKGSQEVVGVLSRWITVDGKDATEAMIDAISSSRFKDLRLILLKGITYAGFNVVDLEELHRETGLPVIVVVRKRPDIGAMEAALRKHFPDAEERLGLLKKAPPLVEMIPEKLYFQAAGVDEKTAVEIIRATTRTGLTPEPLRLAHMIASAVMTGESKRE